From the genome of Acaryochloris sp. CCMEE 5410, one region includes:
- a CDS encoding F0F1 ATP synthase subunit gamma, translating into MMSAITSQHSYPAINIMQTLETLKRKIASTQELQTVAKTMKALAAANIRQYEQAANALQHYRQTLAMAIQILRINYPDTLTHLRPRAHPRLGIVIFGSDQGMCGRFNEQLSEMVIQHLEQHSSQGGQPLLLGMGARICDSIIDQGYAIERYLSVPASVDGITSKVQTIVVQLEQWRNQCQVDQIWVFHNQPIRGHTSTPHRQQLFPLESDRDRSSSWSTRCRPMVFLSRERLFSAIFRQHFFVALYQACAESLASENASRLTSMQLAQTNIAEHLMELQAAFQQQRQTKITEELLDIVSGFEALNQSH; encoded by the coding sequence ATGATGTCTGCAATAACCAGTCAACATTCATACCCGGCCATTAACATCATGCAAACCCTAGAAACCCTTAAGCGAAAAATTGCCAGCACTCAGGAGTTGCAGACCGTTGCTAAAACGATGAAAGCTCTAGCCGCCGCCAATATCCGTCAGTATGAACAGGCTGCCAATGCCCTTCAGCACTACCGCCAGACCTTGGCGATGGCGATACAAATTCTCCGAATAAATTATCCGGATACGTTAACTCACCTGAGACCCCGTGCGCACCCTCGTTTGGGAATAGTGATTTTCGGTTCGGATCAGGGGATGTGTGGTCGCTTCAATGAGCAGTTGTCAGAGATGGTGATTCAGCACCTAGAGCAGCACTCTTCTCAGGGTGGGCAACCCCTTCTGTTAGGGATGGGAGCCCGAATTTGCGATAGCATCATTGATCAAGGTTACGCCATTGAGCGATATCTTTCGGTTCCAGCCTCAGTTGACGGCATCACATCTAAGGTCCAAACGATCGTTGTCCAGCTTGAACAATGGCGTAACCAATGTCAGGTAGACCAAATTTGGGTGTTCCATAATCAACCCATCCGTGGTCATACCAGTACCCCCCACCGACAACAGCTCTTTCCCCTTGAATCTGACCGTGATCGCTCCTCCTCCTGGTCGACTCGCTGTCGTCCAATGGTCTTTCTGAGTCGGGAGAGATTGTTCTCAGCCATATTTCGGCAGCATTTTTTTGTTGCCCTATACCAAGCCTGCGCTGAGTCCCTAGCCAGTGAAAATGCCAGTCGCTTGACCTCAATGCAGTTAGCGCAAACCAATATTGCTGAACATTTGATGGAGCTACAAGCTGCTTTTCAACAGCAACGCCAAACAAAAATCACGGAAGAGTTGCTGGATATCGTGTCAGGCTTTGAGGCCCTTAACCAATCCCACTAG
- a CDS encoding F0F1 ATP synthase subunit B: MLIDPLTVVAQIINFLILVALLRRFLYTPITQVMKKRERLIAQQLQDAAHQQEVAQQEAERWRQLQQSLEHRQASLLTQAQDAADEHRHQLLQQIRDEVDSTQTQWREAVKRERRVFLSVLQQRAGQQLAATLRCILQDLASANLEQQIAEAFITRLNHLPFSEQEVLETSLSNARGQELVISSTFPMPEDRKAQILAVLHQHAPAMESSVYQFVTIPDLICGIELKIPGYKLAWTIEQYLEQLEVKLNQVWDGMEKSWVEQG; the protein is encoded by the coding sequence ATGTTGATTGATCCACTTACTGTGGTGGCCCAAATCATTAATTTCCTGATTCTAGTGGCCTTACTCAGACGGTTTCTCTACACCCCGATCACTCAAGTGATGAAAAAGCGAGAACGGCTGATTGCTCAACAATTACAGGACGCTGCTCATCAGCAAGAAGTCGCTCAGCAAGAAGCTGAACGGTGGCGTCAGTTGCAGCAATCCTTAGAACATCGCCAAGCCTCGTTATTAACCCAAGCGCAAGACGCAGCAGACGAACATCGACATCAGTTGTTGCAGCAAATTCGGGACGAAGTTGATAGTACCCAAACTCAATGGAGAGAGGCCGTCAAGCGTGAGCGCCGCGTGTTTCTAAGTGTCCTACAGCAGCGGGCAGGACAGCAGCTAGCTGCAACCCTTCGATGTATTCTTCAAGATTTGGCAAGCGCCAATTTAGAGCAACAAATCGCGGAGGCTTTTATTACTCGCCTCAACCATTTACCTTTCTCAGAGCAAGAGGTGCTGGAAACATCCTTATCCAATGCAAGGGGACAGGAACTCGTTATTTCCAGTACATTTCCAATGCCGGAAGACCGCAAAGCCCAAATTCTTGCGGTCCTCCATCAGCACGCTCCTGCGATGGAATCGAGTGTTTACCAGTTTGTAACCATTCCAGACTTGATTTGTGGGATTGAACTCAAGATTCCAGGATATAAGCTGGCTTGGACGATCGAGCAATATCTTGAGCAGTTGGAGGTGAAGTTAAATCAGGTATGGGATGGCATGGAAAAATCATGGGTTGAGCAGGGGTAG
- a CDS encoding F0F1 ATP synthase subunit C, giving the protein MDNIALVGMASIVISGLTIAIGSIGPALGEGRALSQALSALAQQPDEANTITRVLFVGMALVESTAIYCFVITLILIFANPFWTYVVEQASTNGG; this is encoded by the coding sequence ATGGATAATATTGCCCTTGTGGGCATGGCTTCGATTGTGATCTCTGGACTCACCATTGCCATTGGTTCCATCGGTCCAGCGTTGGGGGAAGGTCGTGCCTTATCCCAGGCACTAAGCGCCCTGGCACAACAACCCGATGAAGCCAATACCATCACCAGAGTGCTGTTTGTGGGGATGGCATTGGTCGAATCAACGGCCATTTACTGCTTTGTGATTACATTAATTCTGATTTTTGCCAATCCATTTTGGACCTATGTGGTGGAGCAGGCCAGCACCAATGGAGGATAA
- a CDS encoding ATP synthase subunit I, whose product MNSHSPALFTSLILGSSLGLLYFGGLWITILRFNRTTQPILLMWSSFLLRLGAVLGVFHLILQNGMSDHLLAPLLLTFLGFLGARNFLISRIIPLPKKIKKRRKDVVNYDL is encoded by the coding sequence ATGAATAGTCATTCCCCTGCCCTATTCACCTCCTTAATTTTGGGGAGTAGCTTAGGACTCCTTTACTTCGGTGGACTATGGATCACGATTCTCCGGTTTAACCGCACCACTCAACCCATCCTGTTGATGTGGAGTAGTTTTCTACTCCGTCTTGGCGCAGTTTTAGGGGTGTTTCACCTCATCCTTCAGAACGGTATGAGCGATCATCTGCTGGCCCCTCTACTGTTGACATTTCTGGGATTTCTGGGGGCTCGAAATTTCTTAATTTCCAGAATTATTCCTCTGCCTAAAAAGATCAAGAAGAGGAGAAAAGACGTTGTGAATTATGACTTATAA
- the atpD gene encoding F0F1 ATP synthase subunit beta, producing the protein MLQSPAISVATSYSPCQGKVVAIRGSVVDVHFSDEVPPLRHLLRAGPQAQIAIEGLTYLSANLIRGIALTPTQGLARGARVIDTGQPLQVPIGEHLLGRAFNVFGDPIDGLGPLKGMKRSLHGQAVPLHQRTTGTDILVTGIKAIDLLAPLERGSKAGLFGGAGVGKTVLITEMIHNIVSRYDGVSIFCGIGERSREGEELYREMKAAGVLNNTVMVFGQMNEPPGSRFRVGHAALTMAEYFRDQAHRDVLLMIDNVFRFIQAGSEVSGLMGQLPSRVGYQPTLATELAELEERICSTAHGAITSVQAVYIPADDLTDPAAVHTFSHLSASIVLSRKRTSEGLYPAVDPLQSGSKMLTPSVVGQRHYQVAQAVRKTLAEYEDLKDIIAMLGLEELAQNERQTVYRARRLERFLTQPFFTTEQFSGIPGKMVSLDQTLTGCEAILDDKCSGLSEQALYMIGAVDEAELEHQEREAQEVEEIGQ; encoded by the coding sequence ATGCTTCAGTCTCCAGCGATATCTGTAGCGACATCCTATTCTCCTTGTCAGGGAAAGGTTGTCGCGATTAGGGGTAGCGTGGTTGATGTACACTTCTCCGATGAAGTGCCACCCCTCCGCCATTTATTGAGAGCAGGTCCCCAGGCTCAGATTGCAATAGAAGGACTCACTTACTTAAGCGCCAATCTCATAAGAGGGATTGCCCTCACGCCTACCCAGGGATTAGCAAGGGGGGCACGAGTGATTGATACGGGACAGCCACTCCAGGTGCCCATCGGAGAGCATTTGTTGGGTCGTGCGTTTAACGTCTTTGGAGACCCCATCGATGGCCTGGGTCCTTTAAAGGGCATGAAGCGATCGCTTCATGGGCAGGCCGTCCCGCTGCATCAACGCACCACGGGGACCGATATTTTGGTTACTGGGATAAAAGCAATTGATCTGCTGGCACCATTGGAACGAGGGAGTAAAGCAGGGTTGTTTGGTGGGGCAGGTGTGGGCAAAACCGTCTTGATTACTGAAATGATTCATAACATTGTGAGTCGCTATGACGGGGTCAGTATTTTTTGTGGGATTGGTGAACGTTCCCGAGAAGGAGAAGAACTTTACCGCGAGATGAAAGCTGCTGGCGTGCTCAACAACACAGTGATGGTGTTCGGCCAAATGAATGAACCTCCAGGGTCTCGCTTCCGGGTTGGCCATGCAGCTCTGACCATGGCCGAGTACTTTCGAGACCAAGCCCATCGGGATGTTCTCCTGATGATTGATAATGTCTTCCGGTTCATCCAAGCAGGTTCAGAAGTGTCTGGATTGATGGGACAGTTACCCTCTCGAGTCGGTTACCAACCCACCCTCGCGACTGAACTAGCAGAATTAGAAGAACGAATCTGCAGCACGGCTCATGGGGCTATTACCTCTGTACAGGCTGTATATATTCCTGCTGATGACCTAACAGATCCCGCTGCCGTCCATACGTTTTCTCATCTATCGGCATCTATCGTTCTCTCTCGCAAGCGAACGAGTGAGGGATTGTATCCAGCAGTCGATCCGCTACAGTCAGGGTCCAAAATGTTGACGCCAAGTGTTGTCGGTCAACGCCATTATCAAGTTGCACAAGCGGTGCGTAAGACCTTGGCAGAATATGAAGACCTCAAAGACATTATTGCCATGCTGGGCTTGGAGGAACTGGCCCAAAACGAACGCCAAACTGTTTATCGGGCGAGACGGTTAGAGAGATTTCTAACCCAGCCATTTTTCACAACGGAGCAATTTTCTGGCATTCCAGGGAAAATGGTCAGCCTGGATCAGACTTTAACGGGGTGTGAAGCCATTTTGGATGATAAATGTTCTGGCTTATCCGAACAAGCGCTGTACATGATTGGTGCTGTCGATGAGGCAGAGCTAGAGCACCAAGAGAGAGAAGCACAGGAGGTGGAGGAAATTGGCCAATAG
- a CDS encoding AtpZ/AtpI family protein, which translates to MENARLAKGINQVDKHGFPKQVKDKVNRKLKARHEKKSVWFGLGLFGLVGWSVAIPTLLGIAIGSWLDNHVPSRYSWTLTMLVVGVGLGCLNAWYWIKKESHHE; encoded by the coding sequence ATGGAAAATGCACGACTAGCGAAGGGCATCAACCAAGTGGACAAGCATGGTTTTCCAAAGCAAGTTAAGGATAAAGTCAACCGCAAACTAAAGGCTCGACACGAAAAAAAGAGCGTTTGGTTTGGTCTCGGTCTGTTCGGGTTAGTGGGGTGGTCAGTGGCTATTCCAACACTATTGGGGATTGCCATCGGGAGTTGGCTCGACAACCATGTCCCCAGCCGCTATTCGTGGACCTTAACCATGCTGGTGGTGGGGGTGGGCTTAGGGTGTCTTAACGCCTGGTATTGGATCAAAAAGGAAAGTCACCATGAGTGA
- a CDS encoding F0F1 ATP synthase subunit epsilon — MANSGRLHIRIFLPHAILMEQPVIKVTAESKQGVFCLLPHHIDCLAILVPGIVSLITEQGNECFVAVDEGILVKCGPEVRISTRNAIQGTDLGSLKQQVDQQFRQIDEKERLTRSALAQLEASLARYFSRL, encoded by the coding sequence TTGGCCAATAGTGGACGCCTGCACATCAGGATTTTTTTACCCCATGCCATCCTAATGGAGCAGCCAGTGATAAAGGTGACGGCCGAGTCTAAGCAGGGTGTATTTTGTCTATTACCCCATCACATCGACTGCTTAGCAATCCTAGTCCCTGGAATTGTCTCCTTAATTACGGAGCAGGGGAATGAATGTTTTGTGGCTGTGGATGAAGGCATTCTAGTGAAGTGTGGCCCAGAGGTGAGGATTTCGACTCGCAATGCTATCCAGGGAACCGATTTAGGCAGTCTAAAACAACAAGTTGATCAGCAATTCCGTCAAATTGATGAGAAGGAACGCCTCACGCGATCTGCCCTCGCTCAGCTAGAAGCAAGCTTGGCGCGTTACTTCAGTAGATTGTAA
- a CDS encoding cation:proton antiporter, whose protein sequence is MSETILLYLVLLVGTTIVLAILFKAGAERLGIPPLVGYLLLGFVLQLLDFRGFLASEVVLEAYSFLAELGIISLLFRVGLECNLTGLLRQLPRACLLLVGDVICSGSLGFITAYFLLNLSLVASLFIGIALVATSVGISISVWQDSQALNSENGELLLDIAEMDDIAAIILMSLLFSLAPSWQQGTTINFLPLLETIIGPFCLKVIIFSTFCLIFFRYIEQPLTQFFERIEPAPDPMLMVAGTGFVIAAIAGLLGFSVAVGAFFAGLAFSRDPHAVRIDASFGTLYEFFVPFFFINIGLQIQFTGLATTVGISLVLLSAALIGKLMGVGGLLLLTQGDLSSATLLGISMMPRAEITMVILQRGRDLGTWAVSAQIFAGMTLVAIATCIIAPMLLYPLLKQWPQLQEVEA, encoded by the coding sequence ATGAGTGAAACGATCCTCCTTTATTTAGTTTTACTCGTAGGGACAACAATTGTTCTTGCCATCCTTTTTAAAGCAGGGGCCGAGCGGCTAGGCATCCCTCCTTTAGTTGGATATTTATTGCTAGGTTTTGTTTTACAACTTCTGGATTTTCGAGGCTTTCTAGCTTCCGAAGTGGTGTTGGAGGCCTATAGTTTTTTAGCTGAATTAGGGATTATTTCTCTACTGTTCCGTGTGGGATTAGAATGCAATCTCACAGGATTATTGCGTCAGTTACCTCGAGCTTGCTTGCTCCTCGTCGGTGATGTGATTTGTAGTGGTTCACTAGGTTTTATCACGGCCTATTTCCTTTTGAATTTATCTCTGGTTGCCAGCCTATTTATTGGCATTGCCTTGGTCGCAACCAGTGTTGGGATTTCAATTAGCGTTTGGCAAGATTCCCAGGCCCTTAATTCCGAAAATGGAGAGTTGTTACTAGATATTGCGGAAATGGATGATATTGCGGCCATCATCCTGATGTCTTTATTGTTCTCCCTTGCGCCTTCTTGGCAGCAGGGAACCACAATTAATTTTCTGCCGCTTTTGGAAACCATTATTGGGCCTTTTTGCTTAAAGGTGATAATTTTTAGCACCTTCTGCTTGATCTTTTTTCGCTATATTGAGCAGCCCTTAACTCAATTTTTTGAGCGCATAGAACCGGCCCCCGATCCGATGCTGATGGTTGCCGGAACAGGCTTTGTTATTGCTGCAATAGCAGGGCTTTTAGGTTTCTCAGTTGCGGTTGGGGCCTTCTTTGCCGGACTGGCATTTAGCCGAGATCCTCACGCGGTTAGAATCGATGCGTCTTTTGGCACACTCTACGAATTTTTTGTGCCGTTTTTCTTTATCAATATTGGTCTACAAATTCAATTTACAGGCCTAGCAACCACAGTTGGTATCAGCTTAGTCCTGCTCAGTGCTGCCCTGATTGGCAAACTCATGGGAGTCGGAGGATTGCTGCTCCTGACTCAAGGTGACCTTTCGAGTGCAACGTTACTCGGAATCAGTATGATGCCTCGCGCCGAAATTACGATGGTGATCCTGCAACGAGGACGTGACTTGGGCACTTGGGCCGTCTCTGCCCAGATATTTGCGGGTATGACCTTGGTTGCGATCGCAACCTGTATTATCGCGCCGATGCTGTTATATCCATTACTTAAGCAATGGCCCCAACTTCAGGAGGTTGAAGCATGA
- a CDS encoding alternate F1F0 ATPase, F1 subunit alpha, translated as MEAPKLDILKPVLQHIFAAFDQVEGQYPFELQSQEIGIVTSLGHGIARATGLLQVQSEELVKFPGDRMGLAFNLDPDEVGLILLDDGHSLKAGCEVQRTGRVLDVPVGEGLLGRVVDATGRPLDQRGLVTAQERRPVEREAPAIMDRAPVTVPLQTGIKAIDALIPIGRGQRELIVGDRQTGKTAIAVDTILNQKDQDVICVYCAIGQRSSAVAKLIAELRNRGAMDYCIVVVAEGEASPGLQYITPYAATTMAEYFMEQGQDVLIVYDDLIQHARAYRELSLLLRRPPGREAFPGDIFYIHARLLERATCLRPELGGGSLTALPIVETEAQNLSAYIPTNLVSITDGQIYLTPDLFQKGIFPAVDVGKSVSRVGGKAQLPAYRDVAGDLRLSYTQFEELESFARFGTRLEESTRQSLERGRRVREVLQQPQFQPLPVAEQIAVMLAVTQGQFDLVPIEQVSQAQQLIGEAIRRELPNICDRIQNAGQLSETDRETLLNWIANHILKDSDNEL; from the coding sequence ATGGAGGCTCCCAAACTCGATATTTTGAAACCTGTACTCCAACACATCTTTGCGGCCTTTGATCAGGTGGAAGGTCAGTATCCATTCGAGTTGCAGAGTCAGGAAATTGGCATTGTGACTTCTTTAGGTCATGGTATTGCCCGAGCGACTGGCCTGTTGCAGGTGCAATCGGAGGAGTTAGTCAAATTTCCCGGCGATCGGATGGGGCTAGCCTTCAACTTAGATCCAGATGAGGTGGGTTTGATTTTGTTGGATGATGGACATTCCCTGAAGGCAGGGTGTGAGGTCCAGCGCACAGGCCGGGTTTTGGATGTCCCTGTAGGAGAGGGTTTACTGGGTCGAGTCGTGGATGCAACCGGTCGTCCGTTGGATCAACGAGGATTAGTGACTGCGCAAGAACGACGCCCCGTTGAACGGGAGGCTCCTGCCATCATGGACCGGGCTCCTGTAACCGTGCCCCTTCAGACAGGCATTAAGGCCATTGATGCTCTTATTCCTATTGGTCGGGGACAGCGGGAACTGATTGTTGGTGATCGGCAAACGGGAAAAACTGCGATTGCCGTCGATACGATTCTCAACCAAAAAGATCAGGATGTGATTTGTGTGTATTGCGCCATTGGTCAGCGCAGTTCTGCCGTGGCCAAGCTAATTGCTGAGCTTCGCAATCGTGGGGCGATGGACTACTGCATTGTCGTGGTAGCGGAGGGGGAAGCCTCACCCGGCCTGCAATATATCACCCCCTATGCTGCGACCACGATGGCAGAGTACTTTATGGAACAAGGGCAAGATGTGTTGATTGTTTATGACGATCTGATTCAACATGCCCGAGCCTATCGTGAGCTATCACTTCTATTGCGCCGCCCGCCGGGACGAGAAGCCTTTCCAGGTGATATTTTTTATATTCATGCTCGGCTGCTGGAGCGGGCGACGTGCCTGCGGCCTGAGTTAGGGGGAGGCTCTCTAACGGCGTTGCCCATTGTCGAGACGGAAGCCCAAAATCTATCGGCCTATATCCCCACGAACTTAGTCTCAATTACAGATGGACAAATCTATCTCACCCCTGATTTGTTTCAAAAGGGAATATTCCCTGCCGTTGATGTGGGCAAATCGGTTTCCCGAGTCGGAGGCAAAGCCCAGCTTCCTGCTTACCGAGATGTTGCGGGCGATTTACGACTGTCCTACACGCAGTTTGAAGAATTGGAATCTTTTGCTCGGTTTGGAACCCGTTTAGAAGAATCCACTCGGCAATCTTTAGAGCGAGGTCGTCGGGTGCGTGAAGTGCTGCAACAACCTCAATTTCAGCCTTTACCCGTTGCAGAGCAAATTGCTGTAATGCTAGCGGTTACCCAAGGACAGTTTGATCTCGTGCCCATTGAGCAAGTGTCCCAAGCCCAACAGCTTATAGGAGAAGCGATACGACGGGAGCTACCGAATATTTGCGATCGCATCCAGAATGCAGGGCAGTTAAGTGAAACGGATCGGGAGACGTTGCTGAACTGGATCGCCAACCACATATTAAAGGACTCAGACAATGAGTTGTAA
- a CDS encoding DUF4278 domain-containing protein, with product MKLTYRGIDYDYRPPVVNYGHSAGVGKYRGLSYRRRELQEPPVPPISADLTYRGVAYHAGESPTDMPQSQRVNQTETVGDDWVSVAEEARWLMMDHHRIIKHRQQSMLGRATSEIHLKVDPSKYWNHIQGKVHPSFRVTYERSHAAMS from the coding sequence ATGAAACTGACCTATAGAGGCATTGATTACGACTATCGTCCTCCAGTGGTTAACTATGGCCACAGTGCTGGCGTAGGGAAATATCGTGGATTAAGTTACCGACGCCGAGAGCTGCAGGAGCCCCCTGTCCCCCCAATCAGTGCTGATCTCACCTACCGTGGTGTGGCGTATCATGCTGGTGAATCACCGACTGATATGCCTCAATCACAAAGGGTAAACCAAACTGAGACAGTTGGAGATGATTGGGTGTCGGTCGCTGAAGAAGCCCGGTGGTTAATGATGGATCATCATCGGATTATTAAGCACCGCCAGCAAAGTATGCTCGGTCGGGCGACATCAGAGATTCACCTTAAGGTAGATCCCTCAAAATACTGGAATCATATTCAAGGAAAAGTCCACCCGAGCTTTCGAGTGACTTATGAGCGCAGCCATGCTGCTATGAGTTAA
- a CDS encoding F0F1 ATP synthase subunit A, translating to MHLTPDQTIFWQWGMFSLNATLIFTWLVMGVLVVGSWLVTRHLSASTQISRGQNLLEVIVLGIRDQIQEIIDQPADPYLPFIGTLFIFIALSNLLSVIPGYQPPTGSLSTTTALALCVFFAVPLYGVQKKGVRGYLQQYLQPNPIMLPFNIIGDFSRIVALAVRLFGNVMSGTMIVGILLSVAPLFFPVMMQVLGLLTGVIQAYIFAILAMVFIAAASQVDQHNYQTDSEVSHG from the coding sequence ATGCATCTAACACCAGATCAAACCATTTTTTGGCAATGGGGGATGTTCTCTCTCAACGCCACGCTGATCTTCACTTGGCTCGTTATGGGGGTGTTGGTGGTTGGCTCATGGCTCGTGACCCGACACCTCTCTGCCTCGACCCAGATCTCCCGGGGACAAAACTTGTTGGAGGTCATTGTGTTGGGCATTAGAGATCAGATTCAAGAAATCATTGACCAACCCGCAGACCCATACTTACCGTTTATCGGTACCTTATTTATCTTTATTGCCTTATCGAATCTGCTGAGTGTTATCCCCGGTTACCAACCGCCGACGGGGTCCTTGTCCACCACAACGGCTCTGGCACTTTGTGTCTTTTTCGCAGTTCCCCTCTATGGCGTTCAGAAGAAGGGTGTGCGGGGTTACTTACAGCAGTACTTGCAGCCTAACCCCATCATGCTGCCATTCAATATCATTGGGGATTTCTCCAGAATTGTGGCCCTAGCTGTCCGCCTGTTTGGCAATGTCATGAGTGGAACGATGATCGTCGGCATCCTACTGTCGGTCGCTCCCTTGTTTTTCCCAGTCATGATGCAGGTCTTGGGGCTCTTAACGGGCGTGATTCAAGCCTATATTTTCGCCATTTTAGCCATGGTTTTCATTGCAGCGGCGAGTCAAGTGGATCAGCACAACTATCAAACAGACAGTGAGGTCTCCCATGGATAA
- a CDS encoding DUF3122 domain-containing protein, translating into MRVWIRRNLLLLLMISTLVLLLLTNMGNGISSSAIADVSMTREAQGQMLYQSRQHLLDQQGNDWLVVASKHVGIASPPKIDLMLAGCPGFVDIDHSLPLTLVTSQGKTVKVKNLPESLYTELLPGPNVAQYNLQPVVPKLDAALYLLIPTKGMKFIKVEVPTQVVQEWQTVATCADILCEPLAAPALSH; encoded by the coding sequence ATGAGAGTTTGGATTCGTAGAAATCTATTGTTGTTGTTAATGATCAGTACCTTAGTGCTGCTGCTCTTGACCAATATGGGCAATGGGATCAGTTCATCTGCGATCGCAGACGTGAGCATGACAAGAGAAGCACAAGGTCAGATGCTCTATCAATCTCGACAACATCTACTCGATCAACAAGGGAATGATTGGTTAGTCGTCGCATCCAAGCATGTGGGCATTGCTAGCCCCCCTAAGATTGACCTGATGCTAGCTGGCTGCCCTGGCTTTGTAGATATCGATCATTCTCTGCCTCTTACCCTGGTCACGTCTCAAGGAAAAACTGTAAAAGTGAAGAATCTCCCAGAGTCTTTGTATACTGAACTCCTCCCTGGCCCCAATGTTGCCCAGTATAATCTCCAACCCGTTGTGCCTAAGTTAGACGCTGCTCTTTACCTGTTGATTCCGACAAAAGGGATGAAGTTCATTAAAGTTGAAGTCCCCACTCAAGTGGTGCAAGAGTGGCAAACGGTGGCAACTTGTGCAGATATCCTTTGTGAACCGCTCGCGGCCCCTGCCTTGAGCCACTAG